From one Brachypodium distachyon strain Bd21 chromosome 4, Brachypodium_distachyon_v3.0, whole genome shotgun sequence genomic stretch:
- the LOC100830458 gene encoding RING-H2 finger protein ATL8 produces the protein MRHLLQSVEHLEAAAAAPPSAGGVHTDTFLILAAVLCFLLCVVGLAFVARCSRLCNPSAFSVDADADLAAAAACKGIKRKALDSMPTVSWARPEQEGGDEEERPECAICLAEFARGDTVRVLPACGHGFHAACVDAWLVSSSTCPSCRRTLVVSTGCAGAGADVEAQASGSGSGSAAGAGRCRSSAP, from the coding sequence ATGCGGCATCTCTTGCAATCCGTCGAGCacctggaggcggcggcggcggcgccgccttcgGCCGGCGGCGTGCACACGGACACGTTCCTGATCCTGGCGGCGGTGCTCTGCTTCCTGCTGTGCGTGGTCGGGCTGGCCTTCGTGGCGCGGTGCTCCCGGCTGTGCAACCCGTCGGCCTTCTCCGTGGACGCGGACGCggacctggcggcggcggcggcgtgcaaGGGGATCAAGCGGAAGGCGCTGGACTCGATGCCGACCGTGTCGTGGGCGCGGCCGGAGCAGGAGGGAggtgacgaggaggagcggccCGAGTGCGCCATCTGCCTCGCCGAGTTCGCGCGCGGGGACACGGTGCGCGTGCTCCCGGCGTGCGGCCACGGGTTCCACGCGGCCTGCGTCGACGCCTGGCTCGTGTCTAGCTCCACCTGcccctcctgccgccgcacgCTAGTCGTCTCCACGGGCTGtgctggcgccggcgccgacgtaGAGGCGCAAGcctcgggctcgggctcgggctcggctGCCGGCGCGGGCCGTTGCCGGTCGTCGGCACCGTAG
- the LOC100830146 gene encoding protein PLASTID MOVEMENT IMPAIRED 1, with protein MANDGKSGEQILQELDALSHTMYQAHGNRRHASLALPRGAADDAIQPEAPRPRSRRLSMTSPFRSRSKLSKKDEDDDDDGDDLRAAPSKSQSFAAVGPPGAIGGESNKKKGIWGWKPMRALSHIGMTRLSILFSVEVAAAQGLPSSMDGLRLAVAVRKKESRDGAVQTMPSRVHQGAADFEETLFLRCHVYCSSAGSGKPKPKAAAARFEPRPFLLSVVAVDAPELDLGRSAVDLSLLVKESTEKSQQGERIRQWDMAFPLAGKAKGGELVVKLAFQVMEDGGVGLYSQPADTKTGSSSSSLFARKQSKNSFSITSPKVTRSETSLTPAKGSSQSPDLRGMDDFKLDDSSPIVPDVIAKKEPQREPEPEEKADDSEFPEFDVVDKGIEGEEEKAEAKEEAGGKEEAKEAAAEEGESNPPAAGDEVVKEVVHDSASMWRINELEAITNQIKALESMMLGDDVPEEADKAEEDEAAAGLDADEEEVTREFLQLLEQGGDDKAAKSSSAAPQVSSLKSGAKPGAAAEESCYVSDLGKGLGPVVQTRDGGYLAATNPFDIPVARKELPKLAMLLSMPFILRPGQKLPGGGAEVFQRLCAGGMDALCAKLGALTAAAAADEVVIGKTAEQIAFEGMASAIISARSNKEHGATASASSSAAQSVSLLRTMSSAMSEGRRERIATGIWNAREAPMAVDEILAFSLQKIEAMAIEALKVQAGMADEQAPFEVSPGDDVAGRHPLDTAVPPEEWATACAGADAVTMLVVAQLRDPLRRYEAVGAPSVVVIQAGRAGAGADDDDEPRFKVSNVHVGGLRLKSADRRNVWDGERQRLTATHWLVAYGLGKAGKKVRSTAAKAAHDVLWSMSSRVVADMWLKPMRNPDVKIPAK; from the coding sequence ATGGCGAACGACGGCAAGTCCGGCGAGCAGATCCTCCAGGAGCTCGACGCGCTCAGCCACACCATGTACCAGGCGCACGGCAACCGCCGCCACGCCTCGCTCGCCCTCCCCCGAGGCGCCGCGGACGATGCTATCCAGCCCGaggcgccgcgcccgcgctccCGCCGCCTGTCCATGACTTCGCCATTCCGGTCTCGGAGCAAGCTCAGCAAGAaagacgaggacgacgacgacgacggcgacgacctgCGTGCCGCGCCGTCCAAGAGCCAGAGCTTCGCCGCGGTGGGGCCCCCGGGCGCCATTGGAGGCGAgagcaacaagaagaaggggataTGGGGCTGGAAGCCGATGCGCGCGCTGTCGCACATCGGCATGACCCGCCTCAGCATCCTCTTCTccgtggaggtggcggcggcgcagggccTCCCGTCGTCCATGGACGGGCTCCGCCTCGCCGTGGCCGTGCGCAAGAAGGAGTCCCGCGACGGCGCCGTGCAGACCATGCCGTCCCGCGTGCACCAGGGCGCCGCCGACTTCGAGGAGACGCTCTTCCTCCGCTGCCACGTCTACTGCAGCAGCGCCGGCTCGGGCAAGCCGAAACcgaaggcggcggctgcgagGTTCGAGCCCCGGCCGTTCCTCCTCTCCGTGGTCGCCGTCGACGCGCCCGAGCTCGACCTCGGCCGGAGCGCCGTGGACCTGAGCCTCCTCGTGAAGGAGTCCACGGAGAAGAGCCAGCAAGGGGAGCGCATCCGGCAGTGGGACATGGCGTTCCCGCTCGCCGGCAAGGCCAAGGGCGGGGAGCTCGTCGTCAAGCTCGCGTTCCAGGTCAtggaggacggcggcgtcgggctgTACAGCCAGCCTGCGGATACCAAGAccggctcgtcgtcgtcgtcgttgtttGCGCGGAAGCAGAGCAAGAATTCGTTCAGCATCACGAGCCCCAAGGTGACGCGGTCGGAGACGTCGCTGACGCCGGCGAAGGGGAGCTCGCAGTCCCCGGACTTGAGGGGCATGGATGACTTCAAGCTCGATGATTCCAGTCCAATCGTGCCCGATGTCATTGCCAAGAAGGAGCCGCAGCgagagccggagccggaggagaaAGCTGATGACTCGGAGTTCCCAGAGTTCGACGTCGTGGACAAGGGCatagaaggggaagaagagaaggccGAAGCCAAAGAAGAAGCCGGCGGCAAggaagaagccaaggaagcggcggcggaggagggtgAGAGTAATccaccggcggccggcgacgaggtggTCAAGGAAGTCGTGCACGACAGCGCGAGCATGTGGCGCATCAACGAGCTGGAGGCGATCACCAACCAGATCAAGGCGCTCGAGTCGATGATGCTCGGCGACGACGTGCCGGAGGAGGCCgacaaggcagaggaggacgaggcggcggctgggctggacgcggacgaggaggaggtcacCAGAGAGTTTCTACAGCTGCTGGAGCAAGGAGGGGACGACAAGGCGGCCAAGTCGTCATCGGCCGCTCCTCAGGTGTCGTCGCTCAAGTCCGGCGCAAAGCCGGGCGCCGCTGCTGAAGAGTCCTGCTACGTCTCCGACCTGGGCAAGGGGCTCGGCCCCGTCGTGCAGACGCGGGACGGCGGCTACCTGGCGGCGACGAACCCTTTCGACATCCCGGTGGCGAGGAAGGAGCTCCCCAAGCTCGCCATGCTGCTGTCCATGCCCTTCATCCTCCGCCCTGGCCAGAagctccccggcggcggcgccgaggtgTTCCAGCGGCTGTGCGCCGGGGGGATGGACGCCCTGTGCGCGAAGCTTGGCGCGctaaccgccgccgccgcggcagacGAGGTGGTGATCGGCAAGACAGCGGAGCAGATCGCCTTCGAGGGCATGGCGTCGGCGATCATCAGCGCGCGGAGCAACAAGGAGCACGGCgcgacggcgagcgcgagCTCCAGCGCCGCGCAGTCCGTGTCGCTGCTCCGGACGATGTCGTCGGCCATGAGCGAGGGGCGGAGGGAGCGGATCGCCACGGGCATCTGGAACGCCAGGGAGGCGCCGATGGCTGTGGACGAGATCCTGGCCTTCTCGCTGCAGAAGATCGAGGCCATGGCGATCGAGGCTCTCAAGGTGCAGGCCGGCATGGCCGACGAGCAGGCCCCCTTCGAGGTGTCCCCTGGCGACGACGTCGCCGGCCGGCACCCGCTGGAcaccgccgtgccgccggagGAATGGGCGACCGCGTGCGCCGGCGCGGATGCCGTGACCATGCTGGTGGTGGCGCAGCTGAGGGACCCCTTGCGCCGGTACGAGGCGGTCGGCGCGCCGTCCGTCGTGGTCATCCAGGCCGGgcgtgccggcgccggcgcggatgacgacgacgagccgAGGTTCAAGGTGTCGAACGTGCACGTCGGGGGACTGCGGCTGAAGTCGGCAGACCGGCGTAATGTGTGGGATGGCGAGCGGCAGCGGCTCACGGCCACGCACTGGCTCGTTGCCTATGGGCTCGGCAAGGCCGGCAAGAAGGTgcggtcgacggcggcgaaggcCGCGCACGACGTGCTGTGGAGCATGTCGTCGAGGGTGGTCGCCGACATGTGGCTCAAGCCGATGCGCAACCCGGACGTGAAGATCCCGGCCAAGTAG
- the LOC100833440 gene encoding protein PIN-LIKES 7, with the protein MGFMSLLLVASMPIVQVLLIGVIGAFLASGYSNVLTVSARRDMNKVVFTVFTPSLMFASLAKTVTLSDVISWWFMPVNIGITFLVGGALGWIVCKILKPPPHFRGLIISFCSAGNLGNLLLIIVPAVCDEDGSPFGEDRSRCRSRALSYSSLSMALGGLFIWTHTYSLMQKSGKLYHKMQSKSIQCPADSDEEHLAELKADGEAAAGADEEAPLPASATPDEHKDGNQISAPLLLSCESDVADKGCWTNLKETLHQVVEELTAPPTISAIIGFVVGLVPWLKSLVIGDGAPLKVVQDSLQLMGNGTIPCITLILGGNLTQGLRKSVLKRAVIVAIVCIRYVVMPVVGIAVVHAARGVGFLPHDPLYRYVLMMQFALPPAMNIGTMAQLFDVAQEECSVIFLWTYLVAAVALTTWSTVFMSILS; encoded by the exons ATGGGGTTCATGTCATTGCTTCTCGTGGCTTCCATGCCGATCGTCCAGGTCTTGCTCATAGGCGTCATCGGAGCTTTCCTCGCCTCTGGTTACAGCAATGTTCTGACAGTGAGCGCTCGGAGGGATATGAACAAG GTTGTTTTTACTGTCTTCACCCCTTCTCTCATGTTCGCTAGCCTTGCGAAGACGGTGACGCTGTCTGACGTCATTTCTTG GTGGTTCATGCCGGTTAACATAGGAATCACATTCCTGGTTGGTGGCGCTCTGGGATGGATAGTATGCAAGATCCTGAAACCGCCTCCGCATTTCCGAGGCTTGATCATCTCATTCTGCTCAGCAG GAAATCTCGGCAACCTGCTGCTGATCATCGTCCCGGCCGTCTGCGATGAAGACGGCAGCCCTTTCGGGGAAGACCGGAGCCGGTGCCGCTCGCGCGCGCTCTCATACTCGTCGCTGTCTATGGCT CTTGGCGGCTTGTTCATATGGACGCACACCTACAGCCTCATGCAGAAGTCCGGCAAGCTGTACCACAAGATGCAGTCCAAAAGCATCCAGTGCCCGGCCGACAGCGACGAGGAGCATTTGGCGGAACTCAAAGCGGATGGCGAAGCTGCTGCCGGGGCCGACGAGGAGGCGCCTCTCCCGGCGTCCGCTACGCCTGACGAACACAAGGACGGCAACCAGATT AGTGCTCCACTTCTTCTGTCATGCGAGAGCGATGTCGCCGACAAAGGCTGCTGGACGAACCTGAAGGAGACCCTGCACCAGGTCGTGGAGGAGCTGACGGCACCGCCCACTATATCCGCA ATAATCGGATTCGTCGTCGGGCTGGTACCATGGCTGAAATCGCTGGTCATCGGCGACGGTGCCCCGCTCAAAGTCGTCCAGGACTCTCTCCAATTAATGGG CAACGGCACGATACCTTGCATCACCCTCATCCTCGGCGGGAACCTAACACAAG GGCTGCGGAAGTCGGTGCTGAAGCGCGCGGTGATCGTGGCCATCGTGTGCATCCGCTACGTGGTGATGCCGGTGGTCGGGATCGCCGTAGTCCACGCGGCGCGCGGCGTCGGGTTCCTGCCACACGACCCGCTCTACCGCTACGTGCTCATGATGCAGTTCGCCCTGCCCCCCGCCATGAACATCG GGACCATGGCGCAGCTGTTTGACGTCGCGCAGGAGGAGTGCTCCGTCATCTTCCTGTGGACGTACctggtcgccgccgtcgcgctcaCCACGTGGTCGACTGTCTTCATGTCCATTCTGTCCTGA
- the LOC100832502 gene encoding uncharacterized protein LOC100832502: MELSTARRSAPLLLVRSTPHVVGVRGATGEANPVEEIDRGFLTSEVPMAGEARPDAQLFQLLSDLLQEVESMSNQEEVELRAKIEALGLEVTKVPEQAPKQLDELEIAAELDRLSARLENVDKMISSAMTSDPEVKSLLSSTADIWMPVITASADERRGFAGTSSESGGQDEQEKSN; the protein is encoded by the exons ATGGAACTGTCAACGGCGCGGCGAAGTGCGCCTCTCCTTCTAGTTCGCTCCACGCCTCACGTAGTCGGGGTGCGGGGGGCGACGGGAGAAGCGAATCCCGTCGAGGAAATCGATCGCGGCTTCCTTACGAGCGAGGTTCCGATGGCGGGGGAGGCGAGGCCGGACGCGCAGCTGTTCCAGCTCCTTTCCGACCTTCTGCAAGAG GTGGAGTCAATGAGCAATCAGGAAGAGGTAGAATTGAGAGCCAAGATTGAAGCACTAGGCCTAGAAGTCACTAAGGTTCCGGAGCAGGCACCTAAGCAACTTGATGAG TTAGAGATAGCTGCAGAGTTGGACAGACTGTCGGCTAGGCTCGAGAATGTTGACAAGATGATATCTTCTGCAATGACATCTGATCCAGAGGTGAAATCACTCCTGAGCAGCACCGCTGATATCTGGATGCCTGTCATCACTGCATCTGCCGATGAAAGGCGAGGCTTTGCGGGAACAAGCAGCGAAAGTGGCGGCCAGGATGAGCAAGAGAAATCCAACTAA
- the LOC100832195 gene encoding nicotinate-nucleotide pyrophosphorylase [carboxylating], chloroplastic, with protein MPAIPAAAAPSPDAVVARHHLLHPAPISFSSSTRLRLPARPRAAPSMSAEARPAPSAVAPPAHPTYDLSAVIALALSEDAGDRGDVSCLATIPTDVKAEATFIAKEDGVIAGINLAEMIFNQVDPLLKVEWLEGDGNYVCKGLQFGKVYGCARSIIVAERVVLNFMQRMSGIATMTKAMADAARPACILETRKTAPGLRLVDKWAVLIGGGKNHRLGLFDMVMIKDNHISVAGGITNAMVSVDQFLESEKLAVPVEVETRTLEEVKDLLKYTDENKTSLTRIMLDNMVVPLPNGDIDVSMLKDAVQLINGRFETEASGNVTIDTVKKIGETGVTYISSGALTHSVKALDISLKIDTELALQVGRRTNRA; from the exons ATGCCCGCgattcccgccgccgctgcccccaGCCCCGACGCCGTGGTCGCCCGCCACCACCTTCTCCACCCCGCCCCCATCTCTTTCTCCAGCAGCACCCGCCTACGCCTGCCCGCTCGACCCCGCGCCGCTCCCTCCATGTCTGCTGAGGCGCGGCCTGCCCCGTCCGccgtggcgccgccggcgcaccCCACATACGACCTCAGCGCCGTCATCGCCCTCGCCCTCTCCGAGGACGCCGGCGACCGAG GGGATGTGTCATGTTTGGCCACCATACCAACTGATGTGAAAGCTGAGGCCACCTTTATTGCGAAGGAGGATGGTGTCATCGCAGGCATAAACCTGGCTGAGATGATATTTAACCAAGTTGATCCATTACTGAAG GTTGAATGGCTTGAAGGTGATGGAAATTATGTTTGTAAAGGATTGCAGTTTGGCAAAGTATATG GGTGTGCTAGGAGTATTATTGTTGCTGAGAGGGTTGTGCTTAATTTCATGCAAAGGATGAGTGGAATCGCTACAATGACGAAG GCCATGGCTGATGCTGCTCGTCCAGCATGTATATTGGAAACAAGGAAAACTGCTCCAGGTTTACGTCTGGTTGACAAGTGGGCA GTACTAATTGGTGGCGGGAAGAATCACAGGCTTGGTTTATTTGATATGGTTATGATAAAGGATAATCATATTTCTGTTGCTGGGGGCATTACGAATGCAATGGTGTCTGTTGATCAGTTCTTGGAGAGCGAAAAGCTTGCAGTTCCTGTTGAG GTTGAGACAAGGACACTTGAGGAGGTTAAAGATTTATTGAAGTACACCGATGAGAACAAGACTTCATTAACTCGTATAATGTTGGATAATATGGTTGTCCCTCTTCCTAATGGGGATATAGATGTATCAATGCTGAAAGATGCAGTTCAGTTGATAAACGGTAGATTTGAGACCGAG GCATCTGGAAATGTGACCATTGACACGGTGAAGAAAATTGGAGAAACGGGAGTTACTTATATTTCAAG TGGAGCTTTAACACATTCTGTGAAGGCACTTGACATATCTCTTAAGATAGATACTGAACTCGCTCTTCAGGTAGGAAGGCGCACAAATCGTGCCTGA
- the LOC104585141 gene encoding golgin subfamily A member 6-like protein 7, whose amino-acid sequence MDGWGGGAAEKWATIYSRSLLKDQGVEIATWRDTTLQVAAASNLENDQRGMRQAQANMVAANKVLPSKLQADKGLANKVLPSKLQADKGLANKVLPSKLQADKGLANKVLPSKLQADKGLANKEVHEMVVANKVLAKELANKEVHEMVLTNKEVPEGEVANEALVANKDGHEGDVHFKLLGNKQSTGVVAPPKWDDEEEGDKGERPGWWKAAEMKVKEQEAREREMERIRKHNEEVQKNSRMRFEAHMYSWNQEIWLKQQAELRKKEQVRKLTESWERSEKEAAKKREREEKEWKEKLVHEASREMALEEEAELKERKRKGKGPCSTQ is encoded by the exons ATGGACGGATGgggtggtggcgccgccgaGAAATGGGCAACAATATATTCGAGGAGCCTTCTGAAAGATCAAGGTGTGGAGATTGCAACGTGGAGGGACACAACACTACAGGTTGCAGCAGCCAGCAATCTAGAAAACGATCAAAGAGGAATGCGGCAAGCACAAGCCAACATGGTGGCAGCCAACAAGGTACTGCCCAGCAAGCTCCAAGCCGACAAGGGGTTAGCCAACAAGGTACTGCCCAGCAAGCTCCAAGCCGACAAGGGGTTAGCCAACAAGGTACTGCCCAGCAAGCTCCAAGCCGACAAGGGGTTAGCCAACAAGGTACTGCCCAGCAAGCTCCAAGCCGACAAGGGGTTAGCCAACAAGGAAGTACACGAGATGGTTGTAGCCAACAAGGTCCTAGCCAAGGAGTTAGCCAACAAGGAAGTACACGAGATGGTTCTAACCAACAAGGAAGTACCCGAGGGAGAGGTCGCCAACGAGGCACTCGTAGCCAACAAAGATGGACACGAGGGAGACGTACATTTCAAGCTCCTAGGCAACAAGCAGTCAACCGGGGTGGTG GCGCCACCTAAGTGGGACGATGAAGAGGAGGGGGACAAGGGTGAGAGGCCAGGGTGGTGGAAGGCAGCTGAGATGAAGGTGAAAGAGCAGGaagcaagggagagggagatggaaAGAATTAGGAAGCACAATGAGGAAGTTCAAAAGAATTCTCGAATGAGATTTGAGGCACACATGTACAGTTGGAACCAGGAAATTTGGTTGAAGCAACAAGCTGAGCTTAGGAAGAAAGAACAAGTAAGGAAATTAACTGAGTCATGGGAAAGGTCTGAGAAAGAAGCCGccaagaagagggagagggaggagaaggaatgGAAGGAGAAGCTAGTTCATGA
- the LOC100829839 gene encoding uncharacterized protein LOC100829839 produces the protein MNDQTMMMRPLMPAPPLPYQVWAAALAQQQQPPVGFAAGGKPARPARKRQHQGWKRKAAPAGAARWGGSAAPRNTTSYLIRAKRAGGVASLVSPCPVTPAVLPTPRLSPAREVLVEMAKEAWGVDGYGSMKGLIRLRSQAAADAGAEGEGVDSGSGESDVEEHVEVERRLDHDLSRFEMVQLPAAATSDDEDDEDADEEARAARLEEENLTLRARLFLMERDMADIRRRLLAVEALCRDRHRDGCVVDAAVPSESPAAVSGDEAGAVDAMIL, from the coding sequence ATGAACGACCAGACGATGATGATGCGGCCTCtgatgccggcgccgccgctgccgtatcaggtgtgggcggcggcgctggcgcagcagcagcagccgccggtggggttcgccgccggcgggaagccggcgaggccggcgaggaagcGGCAGCACCAGGGGTGGAAGCgcaaggcggcgccggcgggagctgCGAGGTGGggcgggtcggcggcgccgcgcaaCACGACGTCGTACCTGATCAGGGCGAagcgggcgggcggcgtggcCTCGCTGGTGTCGCCGTGCCCCGTGACGCCGGCGGTGCTTCCGACGCCGCGGCTGTCGCCGGCGAGGGAGGTGCTGGTGGAGATGGCCAAGGAGGCGTGGGGCGTCGACGGGTACGGGTCCATGAAGGGCCTCATCCGCCTCCGCTCCCAGGCCgcggccgacgccggcgccgagggcgagggcgtggactccggctccggcgagagCGACGTGGAGGAGCACgtcgaggtggagcgccgcctcgacCACGACCTCAGCCGCTTCGAGATGGTGCAGCTCCCGGCCGCGGCCACCtccgacgacgaagacgacgaggacgcTGACGAGGAGGCCCGCGCGGCGaggctggaggaggagaaccTGACCCTGCGCGCGCGGCTCTTCCTGATGGAGCGCGACATGGCCGAcatccgccgccggctcctcgCCGTCGAGGCGCTCTGCCGCGACCGCCACCGCGACGGCTGCGTCGTGGACGCCGCCGTGCCCTCCGAGAGCCCGGCCGCCGTGAGCGGCGACGAGGCCGGCGCGGTGGACGCCATGATACTGTGA
- the LOC100832814 gene encoding mitochondrial phosphate carrier protein 1, mitochondrial: MGSRGGGGTSGAEAPRRSGRGGAGGMRLFSPEYYALCAGGGMLAAGTTHLAITPLDVLKVNMQVNPMKYNTIFSGLSVLVKEEGVSSLWRGWGGKLFGYGAQGGCKFGLYEYFKKQYSDVLVDSNRSTIFFLSSASAQIIADVALCPFESVKVRVQTQPMFAKGLVDGFPRVYAAEGLSGFYRGLLPLWGRNLPFSMLMFSTFEHTVGFLYQKVIQKKKEDCSTAQQLGATCLAGYISGAVGTVVSNPADNIVSSLYNKKAKNIIHAVKSIGLRGLFTRSLPIRITLVGPVVTMQWFFYDSIKILTGLPPSGGLPRELEEANT, translated from the exons ATGGGGtcgcgcggaggcggcggaacGTCGGGGGCGGAGGCGCCGAGGCGGAGCGGGCGAGGTGGCGCCGGAGGGATGCGGCTGTTCTCGCCGGAGTACTACGCGCtgtgcgccggcggcgggatgcTGGCGGCCGGCACCACCCACCTCGCCATCACCCCGCTCGACGTCCTCAAGGTCAACATGCAG GTGAATCCCATGAAGTATAACACTATATTTTCGGGACTTAGTGTTCTTGTAAAAGAAGAGGGTGTTTCATCACTTTGGAGAGGATGGGGAGGAAAACTTTTCGGCTATGGTGCTCAGGGTGGCTGCAAATTTGGCCTCTATGAGTACTTTAAGAAGCAGTATTCTGATGTGCTAGTGGACAGCAATAGGAGCACAATTTTCTTTCTTAGCAGTGCCTCTGCGCAGATCATAGCTGATGTTGCCCTCTGCCCTTTTGAATCCGTGAAAGTCCGTGTGCAGACACAACCCATGTTTGCAAAAGGTTTGGTTGATGGCTTTCCAAGGGTGTATGCCGCTGAAGGCTTGTCTGG ATTTTATAGAGGACTTTTACCCCTTTGGGGACGGAATCTTCCAT TTTCTATGCTAATGTTCTCAACGTTTGAGCATACTGTGGGTTTCCTATATCAAAAAGTCattcaaaagaagaaagaggattGTTCGACAGCACAGCAGCTTGGTGCTACTTGTTTGGCTGGATATATCTCTGGCGCTGTTGGTACCGTCGTTTCAAATCCTGCTGATAACATCGTCTCCTCTCTGTACAACAAAAAGGCTAAAAATATTATACAT GCTGTTAAAAGCATTGGACTTCGTGGTTTGTTCACAAGAAGCCTACCCATTCGGATCACCCTTGTAGGTCCTGTCGTAACCATGCAATGGTTTTTCTATGATAGTATCAAGATATTGACTGGATT GCCTCCCAGTGGAGGGCTTCCTCGTGAACTTGAAGAAGCTAACACATAA